A DNA window from Tenuifilaceae bacterium CYCD contains the following coding sequences:
- a CDS encoding histidine ammonia-lyase, which yields MIKTHQISPKALTWELMDDLINSQYKLELSKESVELISKCRNYLDAKMENESAPIYGITTGFGSLCNRTISKDELSQLQNNLVMSHACSTGDEVAPEIVKLMLFLKAHALSLGHSGVQVETVQRIVDFYNNDILPVVYDRGSLGASGDLAPLSNLFLPLIGMGEVRHNGKIRPAEDVLKEMSWKPIELRSKEGLALLNGTQFMSSHGVYAMVKAFKIAKISDIIGAVSLEAFDGRIDPFHANIQNVRPHQGQIETARNLRKILEGSELISRPKKHVQDPYSFRCMPQVHGASKDAINYVAGVLLTEINSVTDNPTIWPDEDLIISGGNFHGQPLAITYDFLAIALAELANISERRTAQLILGLRGLPEFLVANPGLNSGFMIPQYAAAAMVSQNKQLCTPASVDSIVSSNGQEDHVSMGANAATKLLRVIDNVERILAIELFNAAQALEFRRPAKSSPYIEEFIADYRQIVPFIELDKIMYKEIDKTVEFIRQGKFER from the coding sequence ATGATAAAAACACACCAAATATCGCCTAAAGCATTAACCTGGGAGTTGATGGACGATTTAATCAACTCGCAGTATAAACTTGAATTATCTAAGGAGTCGGTTGAACTTATCAGTAAGTGCCGCAACTACCTCGATGCTAAAATGGAGAACGAAAGTGCTCCAATCTATGGTATTACAACTGGCTTTGGTTCACTTTGCAACCGCACCATTTCAAAGGATGAGCTTTCGCAATTGCAGAATAACCTTGTGATGTCGCATGCTTGTAGCACTGGCGATGAGGTTGCTCCCGAAATTGTTAAGTTGATGCTTTTCCTAAAAGCACACGCCCTTTCGTTGGGACATTCAGGTGTTCAGGTTGAAACAGTTCAGCGTATTGTCGATTTTTACAATAACGATATTCTCCCTGTGGTTTACGACCGTGGCTCATTGGGAGCATCGGGCGATTTGGCGCCACTTTCAAACCTATTCCTTCCATTGATTGGAATGGGAGAAGTCCGTCACAATGGCAAAATCCGTCCAGCAGAGGATGTTCTGAAAGAAATGAGTTGGAAACCCATCGAGCTCCGCTCAAAGGAGGGATTAGCTTTGCTGAATGGCACCCAGTTTATGAGCTCTCACGGTGTTTATGCAATGGTTAAGGCTTTCAAGATTGCTAAGATTTCTGATATTATTGGGGCTGTTTCGCTTGAGGCTTTCGATGGTAGAATTGATCCTTTCCACGCTAACATACAGAATGTTCGTCCACATCAGGGGCAAATTGAGACTGCGCGCAATCTTAGAAAGATTCTTGAGGGTAGCGAGTTAATTTCTCGTCCCAAGAAGCACGTGCAGGATCCATACTCGTTCCGCTGTATGCCTCAGGTTCACGGAGCATCCAAGGATGCCATCAACTACGTTGCAGGTGTTCTCTTAACCGAAATAAATTCCGTTACCGATAACCCAACCATCTGGCCCGATGAGGATTTAATTATCTCAGGTGGAAATTTCCATGGTCAACCTCTAGCCATAACCTACGATTTTCTGGCAATTGCCCTTGCAGAGTTGGCAAATATCTCAGAGCGCCGTACGGCTCAGTTAATTCTAGGCTTACGAGGTCTTCCAGAATTTTTAGTGGCAAATCCTGGCTTGAATTCAGGTTTTATGATTCCTCAGTATGCTGCAGCTGCTATGGTAAGCCAAAACAAGCAGCTTTGCACCCCTGCATCAGTTGATTCTATTGTGTCTTCTAATGGCCAAGAGGATCACGTAAGTATGGGAGCAAATGCTGCAACAAAGTTGCTCAGGGTGATTGATAATGTGGAGCGAATTTTAGCGATTGAACTATTTAATGCTGCACAAGCATTGGAGTTCCGTCGCCCCGCAAAATCATCGCCATATATTGAGGAGTTTATTGCAGATTACCGTCAAATTGTACCTTTTATTGAACTCGATAAGATTATGTACAAGGAGATTGACAAAACAGTTGAGTTTATTCGTCAAGGAAAATTTGAGAGATAA
- the hisS gene encoding histidine--tRNA ligase: MATKPSIPKGTRDFGPEQMVRRNYIFDNIRQVFNRYGYQPIETPAMENLTTLLGKYGEEGDKLLFKILNSGDFIDKVDINKIKPGNSNSIALDISEKGLRYDLTVPFARFVVQYQNDITFPFKRYQVQPVWRADRPQKGRYREFYQCDVDVIGSNSLFNEAELVLIINEVFERLKVRTILKLNNRKILSGIAEVIGESQRLTDITVAIDKIEKIGLDAVNEELRSKGVSDTAISKLQPIITLSGTNAEKLSTLKGVLASSEIGLKGVAEMEELLGYISQVGDLSTTIELDLSLARGLNYYTGAIFEVKAADAEIGSICGGGRYDDLTGIFGLKNVSGVGVSFGADRIYDVMLQLNLFPESLLSSTQVMFANFSSKEAAYCLKAIRELRNAGVSAELYPDSAKMKKQFDYANSRKIKFVVIAGENEVQNNQLSVKNMETGEQVSIAYSEISNYIKKSI; encoded by the coding sequence ATGGCAACAAAACCATCAATTCCAAAAGGAACCCGCGATTTTGGTCCCGAACAAATGGTTCGGCGTAACTATATATTCGACAATATCCGTCAGGTTTTTAACCGATATGGCTATCAGCCAATAGAGACTCCTGCTATGGAAAACCTTACCACCTTACTTGGAAAGTATGGCGAAGAGGGCGATAAACTTCTTTTTAAGATTCTTAACTCTGGCGACTTTATCGATAAGGTTGATATAAACAAGATAAAACCGGGCAACTCAAACTCTATTGCGCTTGATATAAGCGAGAAAGGTTTGCGTTACGATTTAACTGTTCCTTTTGCACGCTTTGTGGTTCAGTACCAAAATGACATAACCTTTCCATTTAAACGTTACCAAGTTCAGCCTGTTTGGCGCGCCGATAGACCGCAGAAAGGTCGCTACCGCGAATTCTACCAATGCGATGTTGATGTAATTGGCTCAAACTCGCTCTTCAATGAGGCTGAACTTGTGCTAATCATCAACGAGGTTTTCGAAAGGCTAAAAGTTAGAACCATTCTCAAGCTGAATAACCGCAAGATTTTAAGCGGAATTGCAGAGGTAATTGGCGAATCGCAACGACTAACAGATATTACGGTTGCAATTGATAAGATTGAAAAGATTGGGCTGGATGCCGTAAACGAGGAGCTTCGCTCAAAAGGTGTATCCGATACTGCAATCTCTAAGTTACAACCAATTATCACTTTAAGCGGAACCAATGCTGAAAAATTGAGTACGCTGAAAGGAGTTCTGGCTTCATCTGAAATTGGATTAAAGGGTGTTGCTGAGATGGAGGAACTTCTTGGCTATATTAGTCAGGTTGGTGATTTATCTACCACAATTGAACTCGATTTATCGCTTGCTCGCGGATTGAACTACTATACTGGGGCAATTTTTGAGGTTAAAGCTGCCGATGCCGAAATAGGCAGTATTTGTGGTGGTGGCCGCTACGATGACCTTACTGGTATTTTCGGGTTGAAGAACGTTAGTGGCGTTGGCGTTTCGTTTGGTGCCGACCGAATTTACGATGTTATGCTTCAACTAAATCTATTCCCCGAAAGCTTGCTTTCATCAACCCAGGTAATGTTTGCCAACTTCAGCAGTAAGGAGGCAGCATACTGTCTTAAAGCCATTCGTGAACTACGCAATGCTGGGGTGAGCGCTGAGCTATACCCCGATTCTGCCAAAATGAAAAAACAGTTCGATTACGCCAATAGCCGTAAAATAAAATTTGTGGTGATTGCTGGTGAAAACGAGGTTCAAAACAATCAGCTTTCGGTTAAAAATATGGAAACTGGCGAACAGGTTTCCATTGCTTACTCCGAAATATCAAACTACATCAAGAAAAGTATCTAA
- a CDS encoding aminoacyl-tRNA hydrolase: MELDVLQNRDFSSEFTFGTSRSGGPGGQNVNKVSTKVELRFNVIESVLLWADEKEIILKKLENKINKDGELILVSQSERSQLANKEKVVEKFYALLKKTLTPQKKRKPTKQTKASKEKRLQSKKLNSEKKSQRKSIDSE; the protein is encoded by the coding sequence ATGGAACTAGACGTACTTCAAAATAGAGATTTCAGTTCGGAGTTTACCTTTGGCACATCGCGGAGCGGTGGCCCTGGCGGACAAAACGTGAACAAGGTGAGCACGAAGGTTGAGCTTAGGTTCAACGTTATTGAGTCTGTTTTGCTCTGGGCTGATGAGAAAGAAATTATCCTAAAGAAACTTGAGAATAAAATAAACAAGGATGGCGAGTTGATTCTGGTTTCACAGTCGGAGCGCTCACAGCTGGCCAACAAGGAAAAAGTGGTTGAAAAATTTTATGCATTGCTCAAAAAAACACTCACACCACAAAAGAAACGCAAGCCCACCAAGCAAACCAAAGCATCGAAGGAGAAACGTTTACAAAGTAAAAAACTGAATTCCGAAAAGAAAAGCCAACGGAAATCTATAGATTCAGAGTAA
- a CDS encoding glyoxalase, whose protein sequence is MKFHSIALFVKDIEKSKEFYTNLLNLSVEHDFGKNIILSNGITIWEIQESHIITKELKTISNSNRFEICFEAENLDEINLKLKQNSVTLLHPIHTEPWGQRTIRFFDPDSHLIEIGEPLEVFVTNMHRQGLSPEQISTQSGIPIETVKNLLSI, encoded by the coding sequence ATGAAATTTCACTCCATCGCCCTTTTTGTAAAGGATATCGAAAAATCAAAAGAGTTCTACACCAACTTGCTCAACCTTAGCGTTGAGCACGATTTTGGAAAGAATATCATTCTATCGAACGGAATTACTATTTGGGAAATCCAGGAATCGCACATAATCACCAAGGAACTTAAAACCATATCAAATTCCAATAGGTTTGAAATCTGCTTTGAGGCAGAAAATCTTGATGAAATAAACCTCAAGTTGAAACAAAACAGCGTAACGCTACTACATCCTATCCACACCGAGCCTTGGGGGCAAAGAACTATTCGTTTTTTTGACCCCGATAGTCATTTAATTGAGATTGGTGAACCGCTGGAAGTTTTTGTAACGAATATGCATAGGCAGGGTTTAAGTCCGGAACAGATATCAACTCAAAGCGGCATTCCTATTGAGACTGTTAAGAATTTACTAAGCATTTGA
- a CDS encoding AraC family transcriptional regulator has protein sequence MNKYQKEYIYRINRVVDYIENNLDNDLSLEKLAEVANFSPFHFHRIFSAFMGETLNDFIKRIRVEKAASMLLTDKDRPISEVAELCGYNSLSVFCRNFKDRFKTSAQEFRNSWENENSKNSQTDSKTDKLKASSNEYVCDVKSSKTRRITMKKNVEIKEMPAMNVIYCRHVGQFDQIGKAYEKLFKWAGPRGLLQFPETKGLTYYHDDPKVTNIEKLRQSACITVKSDVKTEGEIGKMTIPGGKYFVSHFEISAMEFQQAWDSACLWLSESGYQPADESPYELYHNNHEEHPQKKFIVDICIPVKPL, from the coding sequence ATGAATAAGTATCAAAAAGAGTATATCTACAGGATTAACAGGGTTGTGGATTATATTGAGAACAATCTTGATAACGATTTATCACTTGAGAAATTGGCCGAGGTGGCCAACTTTTCGCCATTCCATTTCCATCGAATTTTTTCAGCGTTTATGGGCGAAACGCTTAATGATTTCATAAAAAGGATTAGGGTAGAAAAAGCCGCAAGCATGTTGCTAACCGATAAAGATAGGCCTATATCCGAAGTGGCTGAACTTTGCGGTTATAATAGTCTATCGGTTTTCTGCAGAAATTTCAAGGATCGCTTCAAAACTAGCGCACAGGAGTTCCGTAATTCCTGGGAAAATGAAAATAGCAAGAATAGTCAAACGGATAGCAAGACCGATAAATTGAAAGCATCCTCCAATGAGTACGTTTGTGATGTTAAATCATCTAAAACAAGGAGGATAACTATGAAAAAAAATGTAGAAATTAAGGAGATGCCTGCAATGAATGTTATTTACTGCAGACACGTAGGACAGTTCGATCAAATAGGGAAAGCTTACGAAAAACTTTTCAAGTGGGCTGGGCCAAGAGGCTTGCTTCAGTTTCCTGAAACCAAGGGCTTAACCTACTACCACGACGACCCCAAGGTTACCAACATTGAAAAACTAAGACAAAGCGCCTGCATCACTGTAAAAAGCGATGTAAAAACTGAGGGAGAGATTGGTAAAATGACCATTCCTGGAGGAAAGTACTTTGTGAGTCATTTCGAAATAAGCGCCATGGAGTTTCAGCAAGCGTGGGATTCAGCCTGCTTATGGCTATCGGAAAGTGGATATCAGCCAGCGGACGAGAGTCCTTATGAGTTATACCACAATAACCACGAGGAGCACCCACAGAAAAAGTTTATCGTGGACATCTGCATCCCGGTAAAACCACTCTAA
- the parE gene encoding DNA topoisomerase (ATP-hydrolyzing), with the protein MVTGYSEESIKTLEWQEHIRRRPGMYIGKLGDGSQPDDGVYILLKEVLDNSIDEYMMGFGKRVDITLTESTVSVRDYGRGIPQGKLKDVASKMNTGAKYDSKVFKKSVGLNGVGIKAVNALSNRFLIKSIRDGVAKQVEFTGGQLVNEIDFSSNGDANGTLVEFTPDESVFGKYTYHDEYIETMIRNYCYLNTNLIINFNGKDFVSKNGLLDLLNENLSGEPLYPIIHLKGEDIEVAITHGNGYGEDYYTFVNGQHTTQGGTHLSAFREAYVKTIREFYHKDFDPSDIRTSIICAISVRVEDPVFESQTKTKLGSKDMGPDGPSVTKFIGDFIKNTLDNYLHKNSETAQTLQQKILESEKERKAISGIKKLARERAKKASLHNKKLRDCRVHYNTNEKRADESTLFITEGDSASGSITKSRDVNTQAVFSLRGKPLNTYGLTKKIVYENEEFNLLQAALNIEDDMDNLRYNKIVVATDADVDGMHIRLLLISFFLQFFPEVIRQEHLFILQTPLFRVRNKKKTSYCYSSEEREKAIRELGPNPEITRFKGLGEISPDEFKNFIGEDMRLDPVRLTKDDQIFELLEFYMGKNTPDRQDFIINNLRVEEDIVDEDKAVIDEEEKELSDNLVA; encoded by the coding sequence ATGGTTACAGGTTATTCAGAGGAGAGCATTAAAACGCTGGAGTGGCAGGAGCATATCCGTAGACGTCCGGGTATGTACATAGGTAAGTTGGGCGATGGCTCTCAACCCGACGATGGTGTTTACATTCTACTTAAAGAGGTTCTCGATAACTCCATCGATGAGTATATGATGGGTTTCGGGAAACGTGTTGATATAACTTTAACGGAATCAACAGTTTCTGTCCGTGACTATGGACGGGGTATTCCGCAAGGAAAACTTAAGGATGTTGCTTCCAAAATGAATACTGGAGCCAAGTACGACTCAAAGGTTTTCAAAAAATCGGTGGGTTTGAATGGTGTGGGTATTAAGGCTGTAAACGCCTTATCGAATCGCTTTTTGATAAAGAGTATCCGGGATGGCGTGGCAAAGCAGGTTGAGTTCACTGGTGGTCAACTGGTAAATGAAATCGACTTCTCGTCGAACGGTGATGCCAACGGAACCCTGGTGGAGTTCACCCCCGACGAGTCGGTTTTCGGAAAATATACCTACCACGATGAGTATATCGAAACCATGATCAGGAACTACTGCTACCTGAACACAAACCTGATTATCAACTTTAACGGAAAAGATTTTGTTTCGAAAAATGGTTTGCTCGATTTGCTTAACGAAAATCTTTCCGGAGAACCGCTATACCCCATTATCCACCTAAAAGGCGAAGACATTGAAGTTGCCATAACCCATGGGAATGGCTATGGCGAGGATTACTATACTTTTGTCAACGGACAGCACACTACGCAGGGAGGAACCCATCTTTCGGCATTCCGCGAGGCTTACGTTAAAACAATTCGTGAATTTTATCATAAAGATTTTGATCCTTCCGATATTCGTACTTCAATAATATGTGCCATAAGCGTTAGGGTTGAAGATCCTGTTTTTGAGTCGCAAACCAAAACCAAACTTGGTAGCAAGGATATGGGACCCGATGGTCCATCGGTAACCAAGTTTATTGGTGATTTTATAAAGAACACTCTCGATAATTATCTTCATAAAAATTCCGAAACAGCTCAAACCCTTCAGCAAAAGATATTGGAGTCGGAAAAGGAGCGTAAGGCAATTTCGGGTATCAAGAAATTAGCTCGTGAGCGTGCTAAAAAGGCTAGCCTTCACAATAAGAAGTTACGCGATTGCCGTGTTCACTATAACACCAACGAGAAACGTGCTGATGAATCAACACTATTTATCACTGAGGGGGACTCGGCAAGTGGTTCTATCACCAAATCGCGCGATGTAAACACTCAGGCCGTATTCTCGTTACGCGGTAAGCCGCTTAACACTTACGGATTAACCAAAAAAATTGTTTACGAGAACGAGGAGTTCAACCTTCTTCAGGCTGCGCTTAACATTGAGGACGACATGGATAATCTCCGCTACAATAAAATTGTGGTGGCTACCGATGCCGATGTGGACGGTATGCATATTCGCCTCCTGCTTATTTCGTTCTTTTTACAGTTTTTCCCCGAAGTAATCCGTCAGGAGCATCTTTTCATCCTTCAAACCCCCCTGTTTAGGGTGCGTAATAAGAAAAAAACATCCTACTGTTACTCTTCGGAGGAGCGCGAGAAAGCCATTCGAGAACTTGGTCCAAATCCCGAGATAACCCGATTCAAAGGGCTTGGTGAAATTTCGCCCGATGAATTCAAGAACTTTATTGGCGAGGATATGCGATTAGACCCTGTTCGTTTAACTAAGGATGATCAAATATTCGAGTTACTGGAGTTCTATATGGGAAAGAACACTCCCGATCGTCAGGATTTCATTATCAACAACCTTAGAGTTGAGGAGGATATTGTTGATGAGGATAAGGCAGTTATTGACGAAGAGGAAAAGGAACTTTCCGATAATTTGGTTGCATAA
- a CDS encoding DNA topoisomerase IV subunit A encodes MRLDDFDADELLSEGETENTSPELHAKLEKLTGEVVKKSHLTGMYKDWFLDYASYVILERAVPHLDDGLKPVQRRILHSMKRLDDGRYNKVANIIGFTMQFHPHGDASIGDALVQLGQKNLLVDTQGNWGNTLTGDGAAAPRYIEARLSKFALDVVFNPKTTEWMLSYDGRNQEPVTLPVKFPLLLAQGVEGIAVGLASKIFPHNFNELIDASVDYLKGKDFELYPDFPTGGLADCSRYNDGLRGGAVKVRARIQKVDRKTLAITEIPFGKTTSSLIESIVKANDKGKIKIKKIDDNTAANVEILIHLFPDANPDMTIDALYAFTDCEMSISANSCVIYDDKPRFMGVKDILRASVDKTKELLTLELKIRMKELEEDWHYSSLEKIFFEQRIYRELEKDTETWEMVIDAIDKGFNPFRKLLRREITRDDLLKLTEKPVRKISKFDIKKADEHILAIENEMEEVKNHLANIVTYTINYYQQIKKKYGKGRERKTELRSFDSIVATKVVIANEKLYVNYAEGFVGYGLKKDQFISDCSDIDDIIVFLKNGKYFVQKVQEKAFVGKDIQHVAVYKKNDTRTIYNVLYRDGLNGDIMMKRCAVTGTTRDKEYDITKGTPGSQVLYFSANPNGETEILKVFLKPRPRLRNLILELDFSQIAVKGRGSQGNIFTRYAIHKLQMKEKVAGTVEGVKVWFDEEVIMLNHEGKGILLGEFLSDDRVLIVNSDGTYFLARTDYSLRFDSQPLVVEKYDADKIFSAVYFDGEQKMFYLKRFHFDYSEKPQVFISEDNKSYLVNVSGDLYPCLEIKFGGKHSSRESETVDVDAFIAVKGYKAKGKRLSTYDIKKIEFIEPMEKEASAFQEDEVAEIPEEESNPINDSDAEQMSLKM; translated from the coding sequence ATGCGATTGGATGATTTTGATGCAGATGAGTTGCTGAGCGAAGGTGAAACAGAAAATACTTCCCCCGAGTTACATGCCAAGTTAGAGAAACTTACCGGAGAGGTGGTTAAAAAATCACATCTCACCGGAATGTATAAGGATTGGTTTTTGGATTACGCGTCGTATGTGATTTTGGAACGTGCCGTTCCACATCTAGATGATGGGTTGAAACCTGTGCAGCGCCGTATCCTGCATTCCATGAAACGGTTGGATGATGGACGCTACAACAAGGTGGCCAATATTATCGGTTTTACCATGCAGTTCCATCCGCACGGCGATGCGTCCATTGGCGATGCGCTGGTGCAGCTGGGACAAAAGAATTTATTGGTCGATACGCAGGGTAACTGGGGTAATACACTTACTGGCGATGGCGCTGCTGCTCCACGTTACATCGAGGCTCGCTTATCAAAGTTTGCCCTCGATGTAGTTTTTAACCCCAAAACCACGGAGTGGATGCTCAGTTACGATGGCCGTAATCAGGAGCCGGTGACTCTTCCCGTGAAATTCCCATTGCTATTAGCACAGGGTGTTGAGGGTATTGCTGTTGGTTTGGCTTCAAAGATATTCCCGCATAACTTCAACGAGTTAATTGATGCATCGGTTGATTACTTAAAGGGAAAGGACTTTGAACTATACCCCGATTTTCCAACCGGTGGACTTGCCGATTGTAGCCGCTACAACGATGGATTGCGCGGAGGTGCTGTAAAAGTGCGTGCTCGTATTCAAAAGGTCGATCGTAAAACACTCGCAATTACCGAGATCCCTTTCGGAAAAACCACATCATCGCTAATTGAGTCTATTGTTAAGGCCAATGATAAGGGCAAAATCAAAATCAAAAAGATTGACGATAACACGGCGGCTAACGTCGAGATTCTTATCCATCTTTTTCCTGATGCTAACCCCGATATGACAATTGATGCGCTTTACGCATTCACCGATTGCGAAATGTCCATATCGGCCAACTCTTGCGTGATATACGATGATAAACCACGTTTCATGGGAGTTAAGGACATCCTTCGGGCTTCTGTTGATAAAACCAAGGAGTTGCTTACCCTAGAATTGAAGATTAGGATGAAGGAACTGGAGGAGGATTGGCATTACTCATCGTTGGAGAAAATTTTCTTTGAGCAGCGTATCTACCGCGAGTTGGAAAAGGATACTGAAACATGGGAAATGGTTATCGATGCCATTGACAAGGGATTTAATCCATTCAGAAAGTTGCTTCGTAGAGAAATTACCCGTGACGATTTGTTGAAATTAACTGAAAAGCCAGTCCGTAAAATCTCCAAGTTCGACATCAAAAAGGCCGATGAGCATATTCTGGCCATTGAGAACGAGATGGAGGAGGTTAAGAATCATTTGGCAAATATTGTCACCTATACCATCAACTACTATCAGCAGATAAAGAAGAAGTACGGCAAAGGACGTGAGCGAAAAACCGAACTTCGCAGCTTCGATAGTATTGTTGCCACAAAAGTTGTGATTGCAAACGAGAAACTTTATGTTAACTACGCCGAAGGGTTTGTTGGCTACGGACTTAAAAAGGATCAGTTTATATCGGATTGCTCCGATATTGATGATATAATTGTATTCCTGAAGAATGGAAAGTACTTTGTTCAGAAGGTTCAGGAGAAAGCCTTTGTGGGTAAGGATATTCAGCACGTGGCGGTTTACAAAAAGAACGATACCCGCACAATCTACAATGTTCTTTACCGCGATGGGCTAAACGGCGATATTATGATGAAACGTTGCGCTGTTACCGGAACAACCCGCGATAAGGAATACGATATAACCAAGGGAACACCTGGCTCTCAAGTTTTGTACTTTAGCGCAAACCCCAATGGCGAAACCGAAATTCTAAAGGTGTTCTTGAAGCCTCGTCCAAGGTTACGAAACTTAATCCTAGAGCTGGATTTCAGCCAGATTGCAGTAAAGGGGCGCGGCTCGCAGGGGAATATCTTCACTCGCTATGCAATTCATAAACTTCAGATGAAGGAGAAGGTTGCAGGTACTGTTGAGGGTGTAAAAGTCTGGTTCGACGAAGAGGTTATAATGCTAAACCACGAGGGAAAGGGAATTCTGCTTGGCGAATTCTTGTCTGACGATAGAGTGCTAATTGTGAATAGTGATGGAACATACTTTTTAGCTCGTACTGATTATTCCCTCCGATTCGACTCACAGCCTTTAGTGGTTGAAAAGTATGATGCCGATAAGATTTTTTCGGCGGTTTATTTCGATGGGGAGCAGAAGATGTTTTACTTAAAGCGGTTCCATTTCGATTACTCCGAAAAACCTCAGGTTTTTATTTCGGAGGATAACAAGTCCTACCTAGTTAATGTGAGCGGGGATCTGTACCCTTGCCTCGAGATTAAGTTTGGAGGAAAGCACTCTAGTCGCGAAAGTGAAACGGTGGATGTTGATGCATTTATAGCAGTGAAAGGCTATAAGGCTAAGGGTAAGCGGTTATCTACCTATGATATTAAAAAAATAGAGTTTATTGAGCCCATGGAGAAGGAAGCATCGGCCTTTCAGGAGGACGAAGTTGCCGAAATCCCCGAGGAGGAATCAAATCCTATTAATGATTCGGATGCAGAGCAAATGAGTTTGAAAATGTAA
- the aroK gene encoding shikimate kinase — MKVFLIGFMASGKTTVGKELSRALGFKFVDLDEYIETKHGRTVEQIFEVKGEAHFRIIEQEALKEVSAFDGDFVISSGGGTSCFYGSIDYMNSSGMTVYLRMEVASLVARLLNSKNDRPLLFGKDKEELSNYIIRVLDERKKFYEKAKVVVDADGLNPLDLANTLKDIIQGETKKGD; from the coding sequence ATGAAAGTTTTCCTTATAGGCTTTATGGCAAGTGGTAAAACCACTGTGGGCAAAGAGTTGTCTAGGGCTCTTGGGTTTAAGTTTGTTGACCTTGATGAGTATATCGAAACCAAGCATGGTAGAACTGTGGAGCAGATTTTCGAAGTTAAAGGAGAGGCGCATTTTAGAATTATTGAGCAGGAGGCTCTTAAGGAGGTCTCGGCATTCGATGGCGATTTTGTTATCTCCTCGGGTGGGGGAACATCTTGTTTTTATGGCAGCATTGATTACATGAATAGTTCAGGAATGACCGTTTACCTTCGAATGGAGGTTGCTTCACTTGTGGCTCGTTTGTTAAATTCTAAAAATGATAGACCGTTACTTTTTGGGAAAGATAAAGAGGAACTCAGTAACTACATTATAAGGGTGCTGGATGAACGGAAAAAATTTTACGAGAAGGCCAAAGTTGTTGTCGATGCCGATGGTTTAAATCCTTTGGATTTGGCCAATACATTAAAGGATATTATTCAAGGAGAAACAAAAAAAGGGGATTAA
- a CDS encoding purine nucleoside phosphorylase encodes MLENINKTVAYIKGKVGITPEVGIILGTGLGGLVREIEKQEILEYKDIPSFPVSTVEGHSGRLIFGELGGKKVVAMQGRFHYYEGYDMKQVTYPVRVMKLLGITKLFVSNASGGVNPNFEIGDLMIINDHINLMPNPLIGPNIKEFGPRFPDMHRTYDPSLMALSKEVAASNGIKLQEGCYVGTTGPTFETPKEYYYFRVIGGDAVGMSTVPEVIVARHMDIPVFAISIITDLGVPGKIVEVSHEEVQIVGAKAEQKMTLIMKQMLSKL; translated from the coding sequence ATGCTAGAAAACATTAACAAAACAGTGGCCTACATCAAAGGCAAGGTTGGCATCACTCCAGAGGTTGGAATTATCCTAGGTACAGGTCTTGGTGGATTGGTTAGAGAAATTGAAAAGCAGGAAATTTTAGAATATAAGGATATCCCATCATTCCCGGTATCAACGGTAGAGGGTCACTCCGGACGCCTAATTTTCGGAGAACTTGGTGGCAAAAAAGTTGTTGCCATGCAAGGTCGATTCCATTACTACGAGGGTTACGACATGAAACAGGTTACTTACCCTGTTAGAGTAATGAAACTGCTAGGCATTACAAAACTATTTGTTTCGAACGCCAGCGGTGGTGTAAATCCTAACTTTGAAATTGGAGATTTGATGATCATCAACGACCACATCAACCTAATGCCAAACCCACTTATTGGACCAAACATTAAGGAATTTGGGCCTCGTTTCCCTGATATGCACAGAACCTACGATCCTTCATTAATGGCCTTGTCCAAAGAAGTAGCCGCGTCGAACGGGATAAAACTACAGGAGGGTTGCTATGTTGGCACCACCGGGCCAACCTTCGAAACGCCAAAAGAGTACTACTATTTTAGGGTTATTGGTGGCGATGCCGTAGGTATGTCAACTGTTCCCGAGGTTATTGTTGCCCGTCATATGGATATTCCTGTTTTTGCAATTTCAATCATTACCGATTTAGGTGTTCCTGGTAAAATTGTTGAAGTATCGCACGAGGAAGTTCAGATTGTTGGCGCAAAGGCTGAACAGAAAATGACTCTTATTATGAAGCAAATGCTATCGAAACTATAG